From Aquabacter sp. L1I39, the proteins below share one genomic window:
- a CDS encoding ABC transporter ATP-binding protein — MSATAQKGLIEVANFCLSYDTLEGSVIAVEEADLVVRPGEFVSIIGPSGCGKSTLLNAVAGFLKPTRGSVTVDGEAVKGPGADRGMVFQQYSLFPWKTVRENVEFGLKMRGMGHSERQRAARTLLGLAGLTAFEDQYPDRLSGGMKQRVGIVRALATGPRVLLLDEPFGALDAQTRQIMQQILTNLWQRLEISVLFVTHDIDEAIFLSDRIYVMTARPGAIKAEVTVPLPRPRDAAVMVSPDFLALRSELAALIREESLKAMGGELNEDALKGFAIDLHGGTLPDML, encoded by the coding sequence ATGAGCGCCACCGCACAGAAGGGCCTGATCGAGGTCGCCAACTTCTGCCTCAGCTATGACACGCTGGAAGGCTCCGTCATCGCGGTGGAGGAGGCGGACTTGGTGGTGCGGCCGGGAGAGTTCGTCTCCATCATCGGCCCGTCGGGCTGCGGCAAGTCCACCTTGCTGAACGCGGTGGCCGGCTTCCTGAAGCCCACGCGCGGCTCCGTCACCGTGGATGGCGAGGCGGTGAAGGGGCCGGGCGCCGACCGGGGCATGGTGTTCCAGCAATATTCGCTGTTTCCCTGGAAGACCGTGCGGGAAAACGTGGAATTCGGCCTAAAGATGCGCGGCATGGGCCATTCCGAGCGCCAGCGGGCCGCACGCACGCTTCTGGGGCTCGCCGGCCTCACCGCCTTCGAGGACCAGTATCCCGATCGCCTCTCGGGGGGCATGAAGCAGCGGGTGGGCATCGTGCGCGCGCTCGCCACCGGCCCGCGCGTGCTGCTGCTGGACGAGCCGTTCGGCGCGCTGGATGCCCAGACGCGGCAGATCATGCAGCAGATCCTCACCAATCTCTGGCAGCGGCTGGAAATCTCGGTCCTGTTCGTGACCCACGACATCGACGAGGCCATTTTCCTCTCCGACCGCATCTATGTGATGACCGCCCGCCCCGGCGCCATCAAGGCGGAGGTCACCGTGCCCCTGCCGCGCCCGCGCGATGCCGCCGTGATGGTCTCGCCCGACTTCCTGGCGCTCAGGTCCGAGCTCGCCGCCCTCATCCGCGAGGAAAGCCTGAAGGCCATGGGCGGGGAATTGAACGAGGACGCGCTCAAGGGCTTCGCCATCGACCTCCATGGCGGCACGCTGCCCGACATGCTGTGA
- a CDS encoding Crp/Fnr family transcriptional regulator, translated as MLASQASGGSRSTGSVLLNGSTPAQALLLTENAALTNGPPLLLQRLSLKEREEVLKEGQRRVVYRGKMLFSQGTPHDGIFLIESGRIRVFYIAPSGREITLAYWHAGNFVGGPELFGQGTHVWSGVAAANSVVLHLSGKALRGLITRIPALSFGLIEGLTFKGKCYSALAQMLGTRSVTERLAHLLLHLCDAYGVEEGGKVVIGTALTHADLAHMVGATRQWVTISLKRLQAQGVLSAEKSKIVVHEIETLQALRGGS; from the coding sequence ATGTTGGCATCGCAAGCTTCGGGAGGGTCCCGATCCACGGGTTCCGTCCTTCTGAACGGCAGCACACCGGCCCAGGCCCTGCTGCTGACGGAAAATGCCGCCCTCACCAACGGGCCGCCTCTGCTGCTCCAGCGCCTCAGCCTGAAGGAGCGGGAGGAAGTGCTGAAAGAAGGGCAGCGCCGCGTGGTCTATCGCGGCAAGATGCTGTTCTCGCAGGGCACGCCCCATGATGGCATCTTCTTGATCGAGAGCGGGCGCATCCGCGTCTTCTACATCGCCCCCTCCGGCCGCGAGATCACGCTGGCTTATTGGCATGCAGGCAATTTCGTCGGCGGGCCGGAACTGTTCGGCCAGGGCACCCATGTGTGGTCGGGCGTCGCGGCCGCCAATTCCGTGGTGCTGCACTTGAGCGGCAAAGCGTTGCGCGGCCTCATCACCCGCATCCCCGCTCTGTCCTTTGGCCTCATCGAGGGCCTGACCTTCAAGGGCAAGTGTTACTCGGCGCTGGCCCAGATGCTCGGCACCCGCTCGGTGACGGAACGCCTCGCCCACCTGCTGCTGCATCTGTGCGATGCCTATGGGGTGGAGGAGGGCGGCAAGGTGGTGATCGGCACCGCGCTGACCCATGCCGACCTTGCTCATATGGTGGGCGCCACCCGCCAATGGGTGACCATTTCCCTGAAGCGCCTGCAGGCCCAGGGCGTGCTCAGCGCCGAGAAATCCAAGATCGTCGTGCACGAAATCGAGACGCTGCAAGCCCTGCGCGGCGGAAGCTGA
- a CDS encoding ABC transporter substrate-binding protein — MIARARSPLSRVPLALAAGLALAAGAAFPAAAQTAVTIGIGTQDTTTNTVTTGVVIRELKLLEKYLPKDGKYANISFKMDWQNFTSGPPVTNGMMADKLQFGGMGDYPLVVNGYTFQSNPQSKSQLIAVAAYNIYGSGNGLVVHKDSPYYELSDLKGKVVSVPFGSAAHGMLLKAMQDKNWPADYFQLVSQSPEVGSTNLQEKKIDGHADFVPFAELLPFRGFARKIFDGVETNAPTWHGVVVRTDFAEKYPEVVVAYIKAVIEANDWVRKNPKEAAEKIAKWTGIDKEVVYIFLGPGGIMTMDPTIKPQLVADAAQDAAVLQKLGRMKEFDVKAWVNDTYVRKAYAELGLDYEKQLKSLDNYEVSGTDEFCKVAISDPRKSGEIWIEGEGIKPYSSPACTLGALAELKGQGKKIAVAYLFDTERGIKLFADQAFYASATKDGKTVIEPFLLKKDAEAAAAKSGGKVLGFDEALKSATSGRG, encoded by the coding sequence ATGATCGCACGTGCCCGCTCACCCCTCTCCCGCGTGCCCCTGGCGCTGGCCGCTGGCCTCGCTTTGGCGGCTGGTGCCGCTTTCCCGGCCGCCGCGCAGACCGCCGTCACCATCGGCATCGGCACCCAGGACACCACCACCAACACGGTGACCACCGGCGTCGTCATCCGCGAACTGAAGCTGCTGGAGAAGTACCTGCCCAAGGACGGCAAGTACGCGAACATCAGCTTCAAGATGGATTGGCAGAACTTCACTTCCGGCCCGCCCGTCACCAACGGCATGATGGCCGACAAGCTGCAGTTCGGCGGCATGGGCGATTATCCGCTGGTGGTGAACGGCTATACCTTCCAGTCCAATCCCCAGTCCAAGAGCCAGCTCATCGCGGTTGCCGCCTACAACATCTACGGCTCCGGCAACGGCCTGGTGGTGCACAAGGATTCGCCCTATTACGAATTGTCTGACCTGAAGGGCAAGGTGGTCAGCGTGCCGTTCGGCTCCGCCGCCCACGGCATGCTCCTCAAGGCCATGCAGGACAAGAATTGGCCGGCCGATTACTTCCAACTGGTGAGCCAGAGCCCGGAAGTGGGCTCCACCAACCTCCAGGAAAAGAAGATCGACGGCCACGCCGATTTCGTGCCCTTCGCCGAGCTGCTGCCCTTCCGCGGCTTTGCCCGCAAGATCTTCGACGGCGTGGAAACCAACGCCCCCACCTGGCACGGCGTGGTGGTGCGCACCGATTTCGCGGAAAAGTATCCCGAAGTGGTGGTCGCCTATATCAAGGCGGTCATCGAGGCCAATGACTGGGTTCGCAAGAACCCGAAGGAGGCGGCCGAGAAGATCGCCAAATGGACCGGCATCGACAAGGAAGTGGTCTATATCTTCCTCGGCCCGGGCGGCATCATGACCATGGATCCCACCATCAAGCCGCAACTGGTGGCGGACGCCGCGCAGGACGCCGCCGTGCTCCAGAAGCTCGGCCGCATGAAGGAATTCGACGTCAAGGCCTGGGTGAACGACACCTATGTGCGCAAGGCCTATGCCGAGCTCGGCCTCGATTATGAGAAGCAGCTGAAGAGCCTCGACAATTACGAGGTCTCCGGCACCGACGAATTCTGCAAGGTGGCGATTTCCGATCCCCGCAAGTCCGGCGAGATCTGGATCGAAGGCGAGGGCATCAAGCCCTATTCCAGCCCTGCCTGCACGCTGGGGGCGCTGGCTGAACTGAAGGGCCAGGGCAAGAAGATCGCGGTGGCCTATCTGTTCGATACGGAGCGAGGCATCAAGCTGTTCGCCGACCAGGCCTTCTACGCCTCCGCCACCAAGGACGGAAAGACCGTCATCGAGCCCTTCCTCCTGAAGAAGGACGCGGAGGCGGCCGCCGCCAAGTCCGGCGGCAAGGTGCTGGGCTTCGACGAAGCGCTCAAGAGCGCCACCTCCGGACGTGGGTGA
- a CDS encoding ABC transporter permease, which translates to MLHTAPTAVAPAPSKDGAGLGPASHATVVAPSRFQRAEPAAGAIQLRPPRPVRPAPVVDMGFPARAGRWLRLNREGIRATLLGLLSIALFVALWHVLTVNRMIVYVRFVNVPSPEQVWESAETAFRSTRFLDHIFVSCRRILIGFAIATVTAVPLGLLMGRYKILKEFVFPVTEVLRPIPAIAWVPMAIMLWPTNEESIVFITFLGSFFPILINTLHGMATVDEVLVRAARCLGAREAATFREVYFPSALPQIFTGLTVGMGVAWVSLIAAEMISGQFGIGYFTWEAYSLVQYSDIALGMICIGVLGLGSSLALRALGRLVTPWAARR; encoded by the coding sequence ATGCTGCATACTGCCCCCACGGCCGTGGCGCCGGCGCCGTCGAAGGACGGCGCCGGGTTGGGTCCGGCCTCCCACGCCACCGTGGTGGCGCCCTCCCGCTTCCAGCGCGCCGAGCCCGCCGCCGGCGCCATCCAATTGCGCCCGCCGCGCCCCGTGCGTCCCGCGCCGGTGGTGGATATGGGCTTTCCCGCCCGCGCCGGCCGCTGGCTGCGCCTCAACCGCGAGGGCATCCGCGCCACGCTGCTTGGCCTCCTGTCCATCGCGCTGTTTGTGGCGCTCTGGCATGTGCTGACCGTCAACCGCATGATCGTCTATGTGCGGTTCGTGAACGTGCCCTCGCCCGAGCAGGTGTGGGAGAGCGCGGAGACCGCTTTCCGCAGCACCCGCTTCCTGGACCACATCTTCGTCTCGTGCCGCCGCATCCTCATCGGCTTTGCCATCGCCACCGTGACGGCGGTACCGCTCGGGCTCCTGATGGGGCGCTACAAGATCCTGAAAGAGTTCGTCTTTCCCGTCACCGAGGTGCTGCGGCCCATCCCCGCCATCGCCTGGGTGCCCATGGCCATCATGCTGTGGCCAACCAATGAGGAAAGCATCGTTTTCATCACTTTCCTCGGCTCCTTCTTCCCCATTCTCATCAACACCCTGCACGGCATGGCCACCGTCGACGAAGTGCTGGTGCGCGCCGCCCGCTGCCTCGGCGCGCGGGAGGCGGCGACCTTCCGGGAAGTCTATTTCCCCTCCGCCTTGCCGCAGATCTTCACCGGCCTCACCGTGGGCATGGGGGTGGCCTGGGTGTCGCTGATCGCGGCCGAGATGATCTCGGGCCAGTTCGGCATCGGCTATTTCACCTGGGAGGCCTATTCCCTGGTGCAATATTCCGACATCGCGCTGGGCATGATCTGCATCGGCGTCCTCGGCCTCGGTTCCTCGCTGGCCTTGCGGGCATTGGGCCGGCTGGTGACGCCCTGGGCCGCGCGCCGGTGA
- a CDS encoding helix-turn-helix transcriptional regulator, protein MTDRLEGAGAEGRLARFLRERRQRLDPAALGLSGRRRTPGLRREEVAQRAHISTTWYTWLEQGRGGAPSPAVLDRLAEALLMTEAEREHLFLVAIGRPPKAHAVPNEGISQRLQRFLDAMPLIPATVATSTWDIIAWNHAARRVLTDYETLPPDERNILRRMFLDPPTRAAQGDWEAVARFLVATFRAETARVGDTARAEALVSDLNASSADFARMWSETDVRATGEGAKTIRHAVAGEISLEFSCFAVDGRPDLKLVIYNPAGAADLAKVRRLCAEEDAALYAQDLLMSFWM, encoded by the coding sequence GGCTGGAGGGGGCCGGCGCCGAGGGGCGCCTCGCGCGCTTTCTGCGGGAGCGTCGGCAGCGGCTCGATCCCGCCGCTCTCGGCCTCAGCGGGCGCCGCCGGACGCCGGGCTTGCGGCGGGAGGAGGTGGCGCAGCGGGCGCACATTTCGACAACCTGGTACACGTGGCTCGAACAGGGGCGCGGCGGCGCCCCCTCCCCCGCCGTCCTCGATCGCCTCGCCGAGGCGCTGCTGATGACGGAAGCGGAGCGGGAGCATCTGTTCCTGGTGGCCATCGGCCGCCCGCCCAAGGCCCATGCCGTCCCGAACGAGGGGATTTCCCAGCGTCTCCAACGGTTTCTGGATGCCATGCCGCTGATTCCGGCGACGGTGGCCACTTCCACTTGGGACATCATCGCCTGGAACCACGCGGCGCGCCGAGTGCTCACCGATTACGAGACCCTGCCCCCCGACGAGCGCAACATCCTGAGGCGCATGTTCCTCGATCCCCCCACCCGCGCGGCGCAGGGCGACTGGGAGGCGGTGGCGCGGTTCCTGGTGGCCACCTTCCGGGCCGAAACCGCGCGCGTCGGGGACACGGCGCGCGCCGAGGCCCTGGTATCCGACCTCAATGCCAGCAGCGCGGACTTCGCCCGCATGTGGAGCGAGACCGATGTGCGCGCGACCGGAGAGGGCGCCAAGACCATCCGCCACGCCGTAGCGGGCGAGATCAGCCTCGAATTCTCCTGCTTCGCGGTCGATGGCCGGCCGGACCTCAAGCTGGTCATCTACAATCCCGCCGGGGCGGCCGACCTTGCCAAGGTGCGCCGGCTGTGCGCGGAGGAAGACGCCGCGCTCTACGCTCAGGACCTATTAATGTCGTTCTGGATGTGA